In a single window of the Acetivibrio clariflavus DSM 19732 genome:
- a CDS encoding DUF1847 domain-containing protein, whose product MKNIDVKISCSDCGVLNCYRRQKSFPDFCLTTNTLEKEIEKVNELYRNDSLVSKISHAAAEIEGTYYGKLTRVEEIIAFAKRIGAKKIGIATCIGLMNETKIFTRILKAKGLESYSVICKIGSIDKTEIGIPEKFKIQKGCHEAMCNPVLQAKLLNKEKTDLNVIVGLCVGHDSLFIKYSKAPVTTLITKDRVLGHNPAAALYASGFYYKRLFEEGDI is encoded by the coding sequence ATGAAAAATATAGATGTAAAAATAAGCTGCTCCGATTGCGGAGTGCTAAACTGCTATAGGCGCCAAAAGAGTTTTCCCGACTTTTGCCTGACTACCAATACATTGGAGAAAGAAATAGAGAAGGTAAACGAACTTTACAGAAATGACAGCCTGGTGTCTAAAATATCCCATGCGGCAGCAGAAATTGAAGGCACTTATTATGGAAAACTTACAAGAGTTGAGGAGATTATCGCATTTGCCAAAAGAATAGGTGCAAAGAAAATAGGGATTGCCACCTGCATAGGTCTTATGAATGAAACGAAGATTTTTACCAGGATACTGAAGGCAAAGGGACTTGAAAGCTACAGCGTAATTTGCAAGATTGGGTCGATAGATAAAACCGAAATTGGAATTCCGGAAAAGTTTAAAATTCAGAAAGGTTGCCACGAAGCGATGTGCAATCCAGTTTTGCAGGCAAAACTGCTTAACAAGGAAAAAACGGATCTCAATGTAATTGTGGGATTGTGCGTGGGGCACGATTCATTGTTTATTAAATACTCCAAAGCTCCTGTAACAACCTTGATAACCAAAGACAGGGTATTGGGGCACAATCCGGCGGCAGCTTTGTATGCCAGTGGATTTTATTACAAAAGGCTTTTTGAAGAAGGAGATATTTGA
- a CDS encoding YezD family protein → MAGFEGLDRSKVNISDEDFKKLIEYVESVQYGSVTLFIQDGRIVQIEKSEKIRLK, encoded by the coding sequence ATGGCAGGATTTGAAGGGCTTGATAGAAGTAAAGTAAATATTTCCGACGAAGATTTTAAAAAGTTGATTGAATATGTTGAGAGTGTTCAATATGGTTCAGTTACGCTTTTTATTCAGGATGGCAGGATTGTACAGATTGAAAAGAGTGAAAAAATTAGGCTCAAATGA
- a CDS encoding 2-oxoacid:acceptor oxidoreductase family protein produces the protein MIEIRWHGRGGQGSFTASKLLGASAALYGGKYALAFPSFGPERRGAPVLAFTKIDDKKINDRSEIKKCDYIVVLDETLFHESFFNDLKDNGSIIVNSADSKAYSSYDKTKIKTVDATSIALEILGKPITNTAMLGALLAVSDIVRLDALKKGMESFMKGSLLEKNIEVVERIFFRMKGESL, from the coding sequence ATGATTGAAATCAGATGGCATGGCCGGGGAGGCCAGGGCAGTTTCACAGCTTCAAAGCTTCTCGGTGCATCGGCGGCCCTATATGGCGGAAAATATGCCCTTGCTTTTCCTTCCTTTGGACCTGAGAGAAGAGGGGCACCGGTCCTGGCTTTTACAAAAATAGATGACAAAAAGATAAATGACCGCAGCGAAATTAAAAAGTGCGATTATATTGTGGTTTTAGATGAGACTCTTTTCCATGAAAGTTTTTTCAATGACTTAAAGGACAATGGAAGTATTATTGTAAATTCTGCAGACAGTAAAGCATATTCAAGTTATGATAAAACAAAAATCAAAACAGTGGATGCAACCTCCATTGCCCTCGAAATTCTAGGAAAGCCAATAACCAATACAGCGATGCTGGGGGCTCTTTTAGCAGTATCGGATATTGTCAGACTGGATGCTTTGAAAAAAGGAATGGAGAGCTTTATGAAAGGCTCATTGCTTGAAAAAAACATTGAAGTGGTTGAAAGAATTTTCTTCCGGATGAAAGGAGAGTCCCTATGA
- a CDS encoding NUDIX hydrolase translates to MDDRIVYDGWLKVVQRTVNGKVYDILKDHDAVSAIIVNENNEILLVKQFRPALLETTLEIPAGTLDIKEESEIDCLLRELKEETGISFSNAKIEHVFSYKPMMGFSNSLMKVYLIRTEKERLISNVIHDEDVYEAKWVGIEEIGEKILSGEILDVKVILAYYYLKASCNV, encoded by the coding sequence ATGGATGACAGGATTGTATATGACGGCTGGTTAAAGGTCGTCCAAAGGACAGTAAATGGCAAGGTCTATGATATTCTCAAGGATCATGATGCAGTAAGTGCCATAATAGTCAACGAAAATAATGAAATCCTTCTGGTTAAGCAATTTAGACCGGCCCTTCTGGAAACAACCCTTGAAATACCCGCAGGAACTCTTGATATTAAAGAAGAGTCTGAAATAGACTGCCTTTTAAGAGAGCTGAAGGAGGAGACAGGGATAAGTTTTTCCAACGCAAAGATAGAACATGTATTTTCTTATAAGCCCATGATGGGCTTTAGCAACAGTCTTATGAAAGTATATTTGATCAGGACTGAGAAAGAACGGCTTATCAGTAATGTTATACATGATGAAGATGTATATGAAGCTAAGTGGGTAGGTATTGAGGAAATCGGTGAAAAAATTTTAAGCGGTGAGATTCTTGATGTGAAAGTAATACTGGCCTATTATTATCTTAAGGCTTCATGTAATGTATAA
- a CDS encoding DUF2292 domain-containing protein, protein MVVSKSKNRSSKLNFMIIDNIVYNTACKIQNGSIKIIKQDDIIIQININEKFDFNHQGVNEQHEKEVI, encoded by the coding sequence ATGGTTGTTTCAAAAAGCAAAAACAGAAGTTCCAAACTGAATTTCATGATAATAGACAATATTGTTTATAATACGGCATGTAAAATACAGAACGGCTCCATAAAAATCATTAAACAGGATGATATAATTATCCAAATAAATATAAATGAGAAATTTGATTTTAATCATCAGGGTGTCAATGAGCAGCATGAGAAGGAGGTCATATAA
- a CDS encoding ABC transporter permease subunit codes for MEELVQNMTQAFSETLLMCGISIGLAILFGVPLGLFIFITRKGLFWENRILNFLGGLLINVIRSTPFVILLVLLIPFTQRVVGTTIGPLAASVPLSVAAIAFFARLVENALCEVDRGVIEAALTAGASTLMIIKDVLLAEALPGIIRGLTVTAISLVGYSAMAGIVGGGGVGDLAIRFGYYRYQTDVMIITVISLIVFVQLIQTIGDLIAKKADRR; via the coding sequence ATCGAAGAACTGGTACAGAATATGACCCAGGCATTTTCTGAAACCTTGCTTATGTGCGGAATTTCGATAGGATTGGCAATACTTTTTGGTGTTCCGCTTGGGCTTTTTATCTTTATTACCCGAAAGGGACTGTTTTGGGAAAACAGAATTTTAAACTTCCTGGGTGGTTTGCTTATTAATGTGATAAGGTCTACGCCCTTTGTAATTCTCCTTGTTTTGCTGATACCTTTCACTCAAAGGGTTGTAGGTACAACTATCGGTCCGCTTGCAGCATCGGTTCCTTTGTCTGTTGCCGCAATTGCTTTCTTTGCAAGGCTTGTGGAGAATGCTTTGTGCGAAGTTGACAGAGGAGTAATTGAAGCAGCACTGACAGCGGGAGCGTCGACTTTGATGATTATTAAGGATGTATTGCTGGCAGAGGCGCTGCCGGGAATTATTAGGGGACTTACAGTGACAGCCATAAGTCTTGTCGGGTATTCGGCAATGGCAGGTATCGTAGGTGGCGGCGGAGTAGGCGACTTGGCAATACGCTTCGGATATTACCGATATCAGACCGATGTCATGATTATTACTGTGATTTCTCTGATTGTGTTTGTCCAGTTGATTCAAACCATTGGAGACTTAATAGCAAAAAAAGCTGATAGAAGATAG
- a CDS encoding transketolase C-terminal domain-containing protein, whose protein sequence is MGYKAFLSGNEAVAEGVRLSKPHVIAAYPITPQTVVVERLAEMVEKGSLKSEFLHVESEHSALSACMGASSIGARTFTATSSQGLLYMAECLHYASGGRFPIVMMNANRSLALPWSIYGDHRDSMSLLDSGWIQVYAEDAQESLDMVIQSYAIAENLKVLTPVMLNLDGFVLTHTYELVDVPSEEEVDKFLPPFDTPYKMDLENPKNMGFSSSPADNMEFKYQQHKAVLDARRVIKEVDEAFGKAFGRSYGGLVDAYQCEDADFILVSLGSTTGTVRTVVDELREEGIKAGLVKIRFMRPFPEEEIVQLVRNTKAVGVIDRDISFGYEGTVFTNVNSALAKADLQLPKLNFIAGLGGRDISKEDIREAFFDLIEASEGKKKERVKFLSLGVEIYE, encoded by the coding sequence ATGGGATATAAAGCATTTCTTTCGGGTAATGAGGCTGTGGCTGAAGGAGTAAGGCTTTCAAAGCCTCATGTAATTGCTGCTTATCCGATTACTCCTCAGACGGTTGTAGTGGAACGTTTGGCTGAAATGGTGGAAAAGGGCTCGTTAAAGTCGGAATTTTTGCATGTGGAATCGGAACATTCGGCACTGTCGGCATGCATGGGAGCTTCGAGCATTGGGGCAAGAACCTTTACGGCTACTTCTTCCCAGGGCCTTTTGTATATGGCGGAATGTCTTCATTATGCCAGCGGAGGGAGGTTTCCTATAGTCATGATGAATGCAAACCGTTCCCTGGCTTTGCCCTGGAGTATATACGGCGACCACCGGGATTCCATGTCCCTTTTGGACAGCGGCTGGATTCAGGTTTATGCGGAAGATGCCCAGGAAAGTCTCGATATGGTAATCCAATCCTATGCCATAGCTGAAAACTTGAAGGTACTTACCCCGGTGATGCTCAATCTCGACGGTTTTGTGCTGACTCATACTTACGAACTGGTGGATGTTCCATCAGAGGAAGAAGTGGATAAATTTCTGCCGCCCTTTGACACTCCGTATAAAATGGATTTGGAGAACCCGAAGAATATGGGTTTTAGCTCTTCACCCGCCGACAATATGGAATTTAAATATCAGCAGCATAAAGCAGTACTGGATGCAAGACGGGTTATAAAAGAGGTGGATGAAGCTTTCGGAAAGGCCTTCGGACGAAGTTACGGCGGTCTTGTTGATGCTTATCAATGCGAGGATGCCGATTTTATACTTGTGAGTTTGGGAAGTACTACAGGAACAGTGAGAACGGTGGTGGATGAGCTTCGGGAAGAGGGAATTAAGGCAGGACTTGTAAAAATACGTTTTATGCGCCCCTTCCCGGAAGAGGAAATTGTACAATTAGTTAGGAATACGAAAGCTGTAGGGGTAATAGACAGGGATATTTCCTTTGGATATGAGGGAACAGTCTTTACAAACGTCAATTCAGCCCTTGCAAAAGCGGATTTACAGCTTCCTAAACTGAATTTTATTGCAGGACTTGGAGGAAGAGATATTTCAAAGGAAGATATTCGGGAGGCTTTCTTCGATTTGATAGAAGCATCAGAGGGAAAGAAGAAGGAACGGGTGAAGTTTTTAAGTCTGGGGGTGGAAATTTATGAGTAA
- a CDS encoding corrinoid protein has product MSEGKEELFKKLSDAVVNMDEDETVLVSKKVIIDGYDAYEAIDKGLADGMDRAGKLFEEEEYFIPELLMCSDAMYAGLDVLRPHIKIDEKGEKHRVVIGVVEGDTHDIGKNLVKIMLESAGFEVFDLGRDIPPIKFVEKAKEVNAKIIALFTLMTTTMDGMAEVINILNQQKIRDQYKVMVGGGPISQSFADKIGADGYSVNAAEAVRLARRLVGGAA; this is encoded by the coding sequence ATGTCAGAAGGTAAAGAAGAACTGTTTAAAAAACTGTCGGATGCAGTGGTCAATATGGATGAGGATGAGACTGTCCTGGTGTCAAAAAAAGTGATTATTGACGGGTATGACGCTTATGAAGCGATTGACAAAGGCCTTGCTGACGGCATGGACAGAGCAGGAAAGCTGTTTGAAGAAGAGGAATATTTTATTCCCGAACTTTTAATGTGTTCCGACGCAATGTATGCAGGACTGGATGTGTTAAGGCCCCATATAAAAATAGACGAAAAGGGTGAAAAACACAGGGTTGTAATTGGGGTTGTCGAAGGAGACACCCATGACATTGGCAAGAACCTGGTAAAAATTATGCTGGAATCGGCAGGATTTGAGGTTTTTGACCTTGGCAGGGACATTCCGCCAATAAAATTCGTTGAAAAAGCAAAGGAAGTCAATGCAAAAATTATTGCCCTCTTCACTTTGATGACTACCACCATGGATGGCATGGCTGAAGTGATTAATATTTTAAATCAGCAGAAAATAAGGGACCAATATAAAGTAATGGTGGGTGGAGGACCTATATCTCAAAGTTTTGCGGATAAAATAGGAGCCGACGGATACTCGGTCAATGCCGCAGAGGCTGTGAGGCTGGCAAGAAGGCTTGTTGGAGGTGCTGCCTGA
- a CDS encoding pyridoxal phosphate-dependent aminotransferase, whose translation MPKVSDRIGSFTDSVIRRMTRIANSHGAINLSQGFPDFDPPEELKEALRKVAEGSIHQYAVTWGAPNFKEALARKQSRFMGIPIDPETQIVVTCGSTEAMMAAMMTVCNPGDKVVVFSPFYENYAADAILSGAQPIYVSLKPPEFNFDVNELEEAFKQRPKALILCNPSNPTGKVFTLEELQIIAEFAEKYDTFVITDEVYEHIVYEPYKHIYFASLPGMFERTISCSSLSKTYSITGWRLGYLIAPANIIDGARKVHDFLTVGAAAPLQEAAVTALNFGDEYYRNLRDVYTQKRDFFIKGLDRLGLKYTVPQGAYYVMVDISEFGSKNDLEFCEWMAREVGVAAVPGTSFFREEINHLIRFHFAKKEETLDEALKRLENLREKARERSI comes from the coding sequence ATGCCGAAAGTTAGCGATAGAATAGGAAGTTTTACCGACTCTGTTATCCGAAGGATGACTCGTATTGCGAATAGTCATGGTGCTATAAATTTATCCCAGGGGTTTCCTGATTTTGATCCTCCCGAAGAACTTAAAGAGGCCCTGAGAAAAGTTGCAGAAGGCAGCATTCATCAATATGCGGTTACCTGGGGTGCACCGAATTTCAAAGAAGCGCTGGCCAGGAAACAATCGAGGTTCATGGGTATACCCATTGACCCTGAAACGCAGATTGTTGTAACCTGCGGGAGTACCGAGGCTATGATGGCTGCAATGATGACGGTATGCAATCCCGGTGACAAGGTAGTAGTTTTTTCGCCTTTTTACGAAAACTATGCTGCCGATGCCATACTTTCCGGGGCACAGCCCATTTATGTATCTTTAAAACCACCGGAATTCAATTTCGATGTTAATGAACTGGAAGAAGCCTTTAAACAGCGCCCCAAGGCATTAATCCTGTGTAATCCGTCAAACCCCACAGGAAAGGTATTTACCCTTGAAGAACTGCAAATAATAGCTGAGTTTGCGGAAAAATACGATACCTTTGTAATAACCGATGAAGTATATGAACATATTGTCTATGAACCCTATAAACATATCTATTTTGCATCCCTTCCGGGAATGTTCGAAAGAACCATATCCTGCAGTTCTCTATCCAAAACCTACTCCATTACCGGCTGGAGATTGGGATACCTTATTGCCCCGGCAAATATTATTGATGGAGCAAGAAAGGTACATGATTTTCTCACCGTAGGTGCAGCTGCACCTTTACAGGAGGCTGCAGTGACTGCTCTTAACTTTGGTGACGAATATTATAGAAATTTGAGGGATGTTTATACCCAAAAGAGAGATTTCTTTATAAAGGGCTTGGATAGACTGGGATTAAAGTATACGGTTCCCCAGGGCGCCTATTATGTCATGGTGGATATATCCGAATTTGGGAGTAAGAATGATTTGGAGTTCTGCGAATGGATGGCAAGAGAGGTTGGAGTTGCTGCTGTTCCGGGAACCAGCTTCTTCAGGGAAGAGATCAACCACCTGATTCGTTTCCACTTTGCAAAGAAGGAAGAAACTTTGGATGAAGCCTTAAAACGCCTTGAAAATCTTAGGGAAAAAGCAAGGGAGAGATCAATATGA
- a CDS encoding uroporphyrinogen decarboxylase family protein — MLCDQMTPKERMEAYNKGQQIDRLPCVPIVGNTAARVINAKVSEIRNNGKLLAKAHVEAYRMFRYDIIRVFTDLYVQAEAMGAKVHCPYDQTAYLEAPAISDVSEIDSLEPVDPYRDGILPQHLEAMRIIAEEVGDEVTVAGPVTGPFTNASFLIGSENLVRLILKDPDKVHKLCEISLETCLRYSKAIIDAGCTPSLTDPMSSSTVISPLQFKEFSFPYLKRLIDYIHSRGKSVTLHICGKTKKIWDLMAEAGADCISIDNDANLLEAKQIVGHRVRLMGNVKPSEIMLQGTVSDVKKAVYDCVRQAYDSPKGYIVASGCSLPTETPFENIRAMMDATREIGYPPNKDLIT; from the coding sequence ATGCTTTGCGATCAAATGACTCCGAAAGAAAGAATGGAAGCATACAATAAAGGGCAGCAGATAGATAGGCTCCCCTGTGTTCCGATTGTGGGAAACACTGCGGCAAGGGTGATAAACGCTAAGGTGTCTGAAATCAGGAATAATGGCAAATTACTTGCAAAAGCGCATGTTGAAGCCTACAGAATGTTTAGGTATGACATCATAAGGGTTTTTACGGACTTGTATGTTCAGGCTGAGGCTATGGGGGCAAAAGTACATTGTCCCTATGATCAAACGGCATATCTTGAAGCCCCTGCAATAAGCGATGTTTCGGAAATTGATTCATTGGAGCCTGTAGATCCGTACAGGGACGGCATTTTACCCCAACATCTTGAGGCTATGCGAATAATTGCGGAAGAAGTTGGAGATGAAGTAACGGTAGCAGGTCCTGTTACAGGTCCTTTTACCAACGCATCCTTCCTGATAGGTTCTGAAAACCTTGTCAGACTAATCCTAAAAGACCCTGACAAAGTACATAAATTGTGTGAAATATCTTTGGAAACCTGTTTGAGATACTCAAAGGCAATTATTGATGCAGGATGTACACCTAGTCTTACGGATCCCATGTCTTCAAGCACTGTAATAAGTCCCCTTCAATTTAAGGAGTTCTCATTTCCGTATTTAAAAAGATTGATTGACTATATTCATTCAAGAGGCAAAAGCGTAACTTTGCACATTTGCGGAAAGACCAAAAAAATATGGGATCTGATGGCTGAAGCCGGTGCCGATTGTATAAGTATAGACAATGATGCGAACCTTCTTGAAGCAAAGCAAATAGTAGGCCATAGAGTAAGACTGATGGGAAATGTGAAACCTTCCGAGATCATGCTTCAGGGAACAGTTTCCGATGTAAAGAAGGCTGTTTATGATTGTGTACGTCAGGCCTATGACAGCCCGAAAGGCTATATTGTGGCTTCAGGATGCAGCCTTCCCACAGAGACGCCTTTTGAAAATATTCGTGCAATGATGGATGCGACAAGAGAAATCGGATATCCTCCCAATAAAGATTTAATTACATGA
- a CDS encoding phenylacetate--CoA ligase family protein, which translates to MGSKLYWNEEIETISREELEKLQESLLKEHLALAYNKSEYYRQSFDNAGVRPEDFKKLSDLSKFPFVNKYIERERQLEKPLLGDMIAVDEEEVVFVSASSGSTGVPTLSPFTKRDFEEFQDVQSRLFWAAGMRPKDRYVHALNFTLFVGGPDVIGAQNLGALCIWAGAIPSDRLLFILKEFQPTVIWTTPSYAWYLGETAKKQGIDPAKDLAINRIIVAGEPGGSIDATREAIEGLWDAKVYDFYGISDIFGACAGMCSERNGLHLAEDHILVEVIDPETLEPVPDGERGEIVLTTLRKTARPMIRFRTGDIGTVNKERCACGRTHARINITGRLDDMLIVSGVNVFPSDIEFVVRNMSELSGEYRITAFTENFTNKFKVEVERAIGNDEDSEALAQKVSAAIKTRIGVKPKEVIVLQNGELPRATHKAKRLIDLRQKA; encoded by the coding sequence ATGGGGTCAAAATTGTATTGGAATGAAGAAATTGAAACCATCTCCAGAGAAGAGTTGGAGAAGCTTCAGGAATCTTTATTGAAGGAACATCTTGCATTGGCGTACAATAAATCTGAATATTACAGACAATCTTTCGACAATGCCGGCGTAAGGCCTGAGGACTTTAAAAAACTTTCGGATCTTAGCAAATTTCCCTTTGTAAATAAATACATAGAGCGTGAAAGGCAATTGGAAAAACCGTTATTGGGAGACATGATTGCGGTTGATGAAGAGGAAGTGGTTTTTGTATCGGCTTCCAGCGGTTCGACCGGTGTACCCACTCTTAGCCCGTTTACCAAAAGGGACTTTGAAGAGTTTCAGGATGTGCAGAGCAGACTTTTCTGGGCTGCAGGAATGAGACCTAAAGACCGGTATGTTCATGCCTTGAACTTCACACTGTTTGTGGGAGGTCCCGATGTTATAGGAGCTCAGAATCTTGGAGCTTTGTGCATCTGGGCAGGTGCCATCCCTTCCGACAGGCTGCTTTTCATATTGAAAGAGTTCCAGCCCACTGTAATATGGACTACACCTTCCTATGCCTGGTATTTGGGAGAAACGGCAAAGAAGCAGGGCATTGATCCTGCAAAGGATTTGGCAATCAACAGGATTATTGTGGCGGGAGAGCCGGGCGGTTCTATAGATGCCACAAGAGAGGCAATAGAAGGACTGTGGGATGCGAAAGTTTACGATTTCTATGGAATTTCGGATATTTTTGGTGCATGTGCAGGAATGTGCAGTGAAAGAAACGGTCTGCATTTGGCTGAAGACCATATATTGGTTGAGGTTATTGACCCTGAGACTTTAGAACCTGTACCTGACGGTGAAAGAGGTGAGATTGTACTTACAACTTTGAGGAAAACGGCAAGGCCCATGATACGTTTCAGAACCGGAGATATCGGGACGGTGAACAAAGAAAGATGCGCTTGCGGCCGTACTCATGCAAGGATAAACATAACGGGACGATTGGACGATATGCTGATTGTTTCGGGAGTTAACGTGTTCCCGAGCGATATAGAGTTTGTGGTACGCAATATGAGTGAGCTTTCGGGAGAGTACAGAATAACTGCTTTTACCGAGAACTTTACCAACAAGTTCAAGGTAGAGGTGGAACGGGCTATAGGGAACGATGAGGATTCGGAGGCTTTGGCCCAAAAAGTTTCCGCCGCAATAAAAACTCGCATTGGAGTAAAACCCAAGGAAGTCATTGTGCTGCAAAACGGCGAATTGCCAAGGGCTACTCACAAGGCAAAGCGTTTGATTGACTTGCGCCAAAAGGCTTAA
- a CDS encoding thiamine pyrophosphate-dependent enzyme, which yields MSNGTATINARNITDKEFFYGHKACAGCGGSLAVRLILKVLGERTFTVIPAGCMSAVGFIYPQMCFLNNAIISTFPGTASMLSGIAAAAKALGLKDYHVVGIAGDGGTADIGLQALSGAIDRRDRIIYICYDNEAYMNTGIQKSGLTPFGARTTTTPAGDNIPGTVTQKKNMFEIVAAHGIDYAATASIGYIQDFINKVQKASRVEGTSYIHVFAPCPTGWGIPEDSTIDIAKEVVDCGLWYLAEFEQGEFILNKNPKEFSPVEEYLKKQSRFKHLSCEDINTIISSRDKKWEKIRKAWKIK from the coding sequence ATGAGTAATGGTACTGCAACTATTAATGCCAGGAATATTACCGACAAGGAGTTTTTCTACGGCCACAAGGCATGTGCAGGCTGTGGCGGAAGCCTTGCGGTAAGGCTTATATTAAAGGTGCTGGGGGAAAGGACTTTTACAGTAATTCCGGCAGGCTGTATGTCTGCTGTGGGATTTATCTATCCTCAAATGTGTTTTTTAAACAATGCCATTATTTCCACATTCCCCGGAACGGCTTCCATGCTTTCGGGAATTGCAGCGGCAGCAAAGGCATTGGGATTAAAAGATTATCATGTTGTTGGTATTGCCGGTGACGGAGGTACTGCCGATATTGGCCTTCAGGCACTATCCGGTGCGATAGACCGCAGGGATAGGATAATATACATTTGCTATGACAATGAGGCCTATATGAACACCGGAATTCAAAAGAGCGGCCTTACACCTTTCGGTGCAAGGACAACAACTACTCCGGCGGGGGATAATATTCCCGGAACAGTTACACAGAAAAAGAACATGTTTGAAATTGTTGCAGCCCATGGTATTGATTATGCTGCAACAGCGAGTATCGGGTATATACAGGATTTTATAAACAAAGTCCAGAAAGCGTCCAGAGTTGAGGGAACCTCTTACATTCATGTATTTGCCCCGTGTCCGACAGGATGGGGAATACCGGAAGACAGTACCATCGATATTGCAAAAGAAGTGGTGGATTGCGGACTTTGGTATCTTGCAGAATTTGAGCAGGGAGAGTTTATTTTAAACAAAAATCCGAAAGAGTTTTCGCCGGTAGAGGAATATTTAAAGAAACAGTCAAGGTTTAAGCATTTGAGCTGTGAAGATATTAATACAATAATATCTTCAAGGGATAAGAAGTGGGAGAAAATAAGAAAAGCGTGGAAAATTAAATAA
- a CDS encoding dockerin type I repeat-containing protein: MKSKVIKGDINGDGVFNSIDLALMKMYLTGSIKFTEEQFEAADVDNSGEVNSIDYAIMKQVLLGYRPGF, translated from the coding sequence ATGAAAAGCAAAGTTATAAAAGGTGATATTAACGGAGATGGAGTATTTAACTCAATAGATCTGGCACTAATGAAAATGTACTTGACCGGATCTATAAAATTTACAGAAGAACAGTTTGAAGCAGCAGATGTGGACAATAGCGGAGAGGTTAATTCAATCGACTATGCAATAATGAAACAGGTATTGCTTGGTTATAGACCGGGATTTTGA
- a CDS encoding 4Fe-4S dicluster domain-containing protein: protein MNRPLLRKYEKPKHINDYPVGPCFEAGYLVTENSGWRTKKPVVVKDLCIGCFYCYMCCPEGVILRKEKLIDIDYAFCKGCGICAKVCPKKAINMEREGGKDGI from the coding sequence ATGAACAGGCCGCTATTGAGAAAATACGAAAAACCAAAACATATCAATGACTATCCCGTTGGACCTTGCTTTGAGGCGGGATATCTCGTAACAGAAAATTCCGGCTGGAGGACGAAGAAACCTGTTGTAGTCAAGGACCTATGCATAGGCTGCTTTTATTGTTATATGTGCTGTCCTGAGGGTGTGATTTTACGAAAAGAAAAGCTTATAGATATTGATTACGCATTTTGCAAAGGCTGCGGCATTTGTGCCAAAGTCTGTCCCAAAAAGGCTATAAATATGGAAAGGGAGGGGGGTAAGGATGGGATATAA